The region AAGAAGCCGGGGTGCGGGGGCTGGTTGTAGGCGGTGTTCTGCCAGGCGAGCGCGGTGCGGTACTGGGTGTCGTGCAGCAGGGTGGTGATCCGCAGGTCGGTGGGATTCGGGGTGGCGTAGATCCGCAGGGCCCGGTTGTCGGTCGTGGGCCAGACGACTTCCTCGCGCCAGTCGCCGAAGAGGTCGCCGGAGAGCGAGGGCGTCGCCTTGGTGTCGTTGTTGGAGTGCACGCCCGATGCGGTCAGCAGCCGGGTGTCGGAGCCGGTGCCGTACTTGTCGATGTGGGTGCCGTCCAGCAGTTCGCGGACCGGGTCGCCGTCCCACCAGGCCAGGAAGTTCGCCGAGCCGGGCTTGCGGCCGATGTTCTGGCCGGCGGCGCTGTACAGGCCGCTCACACCCGACGACCAGGACTCGGCGCCGGGGCTGCCGGCGTAGACGTCGTCCGAGACGCCCCGGCCGTTGTCGCAGCCGCAGCTGGGGTTCGACCAGAGGATCTTGCCGGTCTTGGCGTCGGCGAACCAGGCGGCGAGCTTGGAGGTGTCCTCGTCGACCTTGAAGACCTCCAGGCCCGGGTGGGAGGGGTCGAGGTCGCCGACGTGCAGGGCGTCGCCGTGGCCCTGGCCGGTGTTCCACAGCCGCGCGCCGTTGTCGTCCACGGCCATGGAGCCGTACTCGATCTCGTCCTTGCCGTCGCCGTCGAGGTCGGCCGTGACGAGCTGGTGGTCGCCCTGGCCGGCGTAGGAGCTGTTGCCCGAGTCGTTGCTGTCGAAGCGCCAGCGCTCGGTGAGCCTGCCGTCCCGCCAGTCCCACGCGGCGATCACGGTACGGGTGTAGTAGCCGCGGGCCATGACGATCGACGGGCGCTTGCCGTCGAGATAGGCGGTGCCGGCCAGGAAGCGGTCCACCCGGTTGCCGTAGCTGTCGCCCCAGGAGGAGACGGTGCCGCGCGGCGGGTCGTAGTTCACGGTCTGCATCGCCGCGCCGGTCTGCCCGTTGAAGACGCTCAGGAATTCAGGTCCCGACAGCACGTAGCCCGAGGAGTTGCGGTAGTCCGCGCTCGCGCTGCCGATCACCTTCCCCGTGCCGTCCACCGATCCGTCGGCGGTCTTCATGACGACCTCGGCCTTGCCGTCGCCGTCGTAGTCGTAGACCTGGAACTGCGTGTAGTGCGCGCCCGAGCGGATGTTGCGGCCCAGGTCGATCCGCCACAGCCGGGTGCCGTCCAGCGTGATGCCGTCCAGGATGGTGTCGCCGGTGTAGCCGGACTGGGAGTTGTCCTTGGCGTTGGTCGGATACCACTTCAGTACGAGGTCGAGCCGGCCGTCGCCGTCGAGGTCGCCGACCGAGGCGTCGTTGGCCGTGTAGGTGTAGGCGACACCGTCGGGCGTGGTGCCGCCGGCCGGCGGTGAGATCGGCACATCGTGGTAGCCGTCGGCGAAGGACAGCGAGGCGGGGGACGCGGCCTGCTCGGTGCCGTTCACCACCGCCCGCACGGTGTACGCCGAGCCGGCCGCGGCGCCGGCGTCCAGGTAGTCCGTCGCGCCGGTCAGCGGCGCTGGGTTGACCTTGGTGCCGCCGCGGTAGACGTTGAAGGCGACGGTGTCGGGGTCGGTGCCGAGCCAGCGCCAGGACACGAGGTTGCCGGAGCCGCTGCGTACCGAGATCACCCCGCGGTCGAGCTTCTCGACCTGGCGGCCCTGGCCGGTGGCCGGCGGGGAGGTCGGCGGGGTGGTGGGGGGCGTCGTGGGCGGGGTGGTGGTGGGCGGGGTCGTGGCCGTACCGCCCGTGCAGGTCACGCCGTTGAGGCTGAAGGAGGACGGGGCGGTGGGCGTACCGGAGCCGGAGAAGGCTCCGTTGAAGCCGAAGGACGCCGAACCGCCGCTCGGGATCGAGCCGTTGTAGCTGACGTTGGCCGCCGTCACCTGGCTGCTGTTGAGGGTCACGTCGGCATTCCACGCCTGCGTCACCGTCTGTCCCGGCGCGAAGGTCCACTTCAGGCTCCACGACGACAGCGCGTCACCGAAGTTGGTGATCTTCACGTCGGCGCCGAACCCGCCCTGCCACACACTGCTGACGGTGTAGTCGACACCGCAGCCCGCCGCGGCGGGCGCCGCGCCGGCCGGGAGCTGCACGGCCCAGGTGGTACCGGCCGCGATGAGCGCACCGGCCACCGACGCCGCCCAGGCGCGGCGGCGCGCGCGTTTCCGACGGGTGGTCATGGGATCCTCCAGAGGTGGGGGGAAGGAGAACGGCTCGACTGACCCGGGAGCCATCATGGGAGCGCTCCCACGTTGTGGTCAACGGTTTCCCCGGGATTGCTGCCGCGTTTCTGACCGAGGTGGGCGCGAGGTGTCACGCCCGCGGGGTCGTGCGGTGTCTTCATGCCGGACAAGCACAACTTCCAGGAGGACACCATGGCGCTACGCGTTCCGAAGGCCCAGCTCCCCGCCGAGCTGAGCGAGGGCATGATCCAGCAGCTCGGCGCCGTGCCCGAGCCCGTCGAGGTGATGTGGCACAGCCCCGCGGTCGCCCGGGCGGCCCAGGCGCTGGGAAGCAGCGCGGGCGGGTGGGGCGCGGCAGACGAGAGCCTCAAGTCGTTCGCGCACATGGCCGTCGCGACCCAGGTCGGCTGCAGCTGGTGCCTGGACATCGGCTACTTCATGGCGCGGAACAACGAGCTGGACCTGGCCAAGGCCAGCCAGGTGCCGCGCTGGCGCGAGTCGGAGGTGTTCACACCCCTGGAGCGGGACGTCATGGAATACGCGGAGGCCATGACGAACACCCCGCCGACCGTCACCGACGAGCTGTCGGCGGGACTGCTGGCCAGGCTCGGCCCGGCGGCGATGGTCGAGCTGACCGTCTACATCGGCTTCGCCAACTTCGCGACCAGGAGCAACGCGTCGCTCGGGATCGAGTCGCAGGGCTTCTCCGCCGCGTGCGGAATTCCGCTGGCGGCGCCCTCCCGGACGTCCGGCGTAGCGTCGACGGCATGACCGAGGATCCTTATGCCGCCCATCGCAGCCTGCTCTTCACGGTCGCCTACGAGATGCTCGGGTCGGCGACCGA is a window of Streptomyces sp. NBC_01477 DNA encoding:
- a CDS encoding rhamnogalacturonan lyase family protein, giving the protein MTTRRKRARRRAWAASVAGALIAAGTTWAVQLPAGAAPAAAGCGVDYTVSSVWQGGFGADVKITNFGDALSSWSLKWTFAPGQTVTQAWNADVTLNSSQVTAANVSYNGSIPSGGSASFGFNGAFSGSGTPTAPSSFSLNGVTCTGGTATTPPTTTPPTTPPTTPPTSPPATGQGRQVEKLDRGVISVRSGSGNLVSWRWLGTDPDTVAFNVYRGGTKVNPAPLTGATDYLDAGAAAGSAYTVRAVVNGTEQAASPASLSFADGYHDVPISPPAGGTTPDGVAYTYTANDASVGDLDGDGRLDLVLKWYPTNAKDNSQSGYTGDTILDGITLDGTRLWRIDLGRNIRSGAHYTQFQVYDYDGDGKAEVVMKTADGSVDGTGKVIGSASADYRNSSGYVLSGPEFLSVFNGQTGAAMQTVNYDPPRGTVSSWGDSYGNRVDRFLAGTAYLDGKRPSIVMARGYYTRTVIAAWDWRDGRLTERWRFDSNDSGNSSYAGQGDHQLVTADLDGDGKDEIEYGSMAVDDNGARLWNTGQGHGDALHVGDLDPSHPGLEVFKVDEDTSKLAAWFADAKTGKILWSNPSCGCDNGRGVSDDVYAGSPGAESWSSGVSGLYSAAGQNIGRKPGSANFLAWWDGDPVRELLDGTHIDKYGTGSDTRLLTASGVHSNNDTKATPSLSGDLFGDWREEVVWPTTDNRALRIYATPNPTDLRITTLLHDTQYRTALAWQNTAYNQPPHPGFFLGNGMPTPPRPQVYTP
- a CDS encoding carboxymuconolactone decarboxylase family protein, with product MALRVPKAQLPAELSEGMIQQLGAVPEPVEVMWHSPAVARAAQALGSSAGGWGAADESLKSFAHMAVATQVGCSWCLDIGYFMARNNELDLAKASQVPRWRESEVFTPLERDVMEYAEAMTNTPPTVTDELSAGLLARLGPAAMVELTVYIGFANFATRSNASLGIESQGFSAACGIPLAAPSRTSGVASTA